From a region of the Halolamina sp. CBA1230 genome:
- a CDS encoding cation diffusion facilitator family transporter: MERKGAVRRVGVVVLAANLALALLKTSVWLETGSLALVSEAVNSGSDAVYSAVVVAGLYLTTQPPDFEHPHGHERIEPFVALFVAAGVLAAGVGVAYSGATSLLAGSYSAVSPLPAIVLGVGAAAKYALYRYCLRAGENHSSPALIATAKDNRTDVLTALAALVGAGGAAFGYPVLDPIAALVVAVGVLLTGVDIIRDNVGYLVGAAPPEDLRQEIVAAALSHPEVEGAHDVVAHYVGPEVDVSLHIEVEGDMTVREAHEIETAVINAIRELPEVDDAFVHVDPKELGEWKEDDRWRDERVE; this comes from the coding sequence AGCGCAAGGGGGCCGTCCGCCGCGTCGGCGTCGTCGTGCTCGCCGCCAACCTCGCGCTGGCGCTGCTGAAGACGAGCGTCTGGCTGGAGACGGGGAGCCTCGCGCTCGTCAGCGAGGCGGTCAACAGCGGCTCCGACGCCGTCTACAGCGCGGTCGTCGTCGCCGGCCTCTACCTCACGACTCAGCCGCCGGATTTCGAACACCCCCACGGCCACGAGCGGATCGAGCCGTTCGTCGCGCTGTTCGTCGCGGCGGGCGTGCTCGCCGCCGGCGTCGGGGTGGCGTACTCCGGGGCCACCTCACTGCTCGCCGGGTCGTACTCGGCAGTCTCTCCCCTTCCAGCGATCGTGCTCGGCGTCGGCGCCGCCGCGAAGTACGCGCTGTACCGCTACTGTCTGCGCGCCGGCGAGAACCACAGCTCGCCCGCGCTGATCGCCACGGCGAAGGACAACCGGACCGACGTGCTGACCGCGCTCGCGGCGCTCGTCGGCGCCGGCGGCGCCGCGTTCGGCTACCCCGTGCTCGACCCGATCGCCGCGCTGGTCGTCGCCGTCGGCGTCCTGCTCACCGGGGTGGACATCATCCGGGACAACGTCGGCTATCTCGTCGGCGCCGCGCCGCCCGAGGACCTCCGCCAGGAGATCGTCGCGGCAGCGCTCTCACACCCGGAAGTCGAGGGGGCCCACGACGTGGTCGCCCACTACGTCGGCCCGGAGGTCGACGTGAGCCTCCACATCGAGGTCGAGGGTGACATGACCGTCCGGGAGGCCCACGAGATCGAGACCGCGGTGATCAACGCGATCCGCGAACTCCCGGAGGTCGACGACGCGTTCGTCCACGTCGATCCGAAGGAGCTCGGCGAGTGGAAGGAAGACGACCGCTGGCGCGACGAACGCGTGGAGTGA